In the genome of Natronorubrum sediminis, one region contains:
- a CDS encoding DUF5798 family protein, whose translation MGLGSTAKKIQGLSDRAEAMYKQVQELQQRIIGLEEEVDDTHQTVEKIDHQLTEQRALLLAIAEEQGIDGEEILAEAAIDEAELEADENTEAETEAETGTDEPVENVDAPSE comes from the coding sequence ATGGGACTTGGCAGCACTGCGAAAAAGATTCAGGGTCTGTCGGACCGCGCCGAAGCGATGTACAAGCAAGTACAGGAGCTTCAACAACGTATCATCGGCCTCGAGGAGGAAGTCGACGACACGCACCAAACGGTCGAGAAGATCGACCACCAACTGACCGAACAGCGCGCGCTGTTGCTCGCAATCGCCGAGGAACAGGGTATTGACGGCGAGGAAATTTTAGCCGAAGCCGCAATCGACGAAGCCGAACTCGAGGCCGACGAGAACACGGAGGCCGAAACCGAGGCTGAGACCGGAACCGACGAACCCGTCGAAAACGTCGACGCACCGTCCGAGTAA
- a CDS encoding RAD55 family ATPase: MHGLADSLPEKGFQPGTNVLVAGPPMTGKRTLAFDILANGVDRGGGSIVVSTEDDATTVLEAIDESVDDLQTAPESSGADAAVAEAATTATDSSGGRESTAGSRDSGPVGVVDCVTKQRGVGTVEDDPRVKYASSPVDMTGIGISLSAFLEEFYEGRGVTENRVLLHSVSTLLLYSNLQTVFRFLHVFTGRVQSADATGIYVIDSTAHDEQTMNTLKQLFDAVIELEDGEDGTPIITTAGFSS; encoded by the coding sequence ATGCATGGTCTCGCCGATAGCCTCCCGGAGAAAGGCTTCCAACCAGGGACAAACGTGCTCGTTGCTGGCCCCCCAATGACGGGGAAACGAACCCTCGCGTTCGATATCCTCGCAAACGGTGTCGATCGAGGTGGTGGTTCGATCGTCGTCTCGACCGAAGACGACGCGACGACGGTACTCGAGGCGATCGACGAGTCGGTCGACGATCTCCAGACAGCCCCCGAATCTTCCGGAGCGGACGCGGCTGTCGCGGAGGCAGCGACTACCGCGACTGACTCGAGTGGGGGTCGCGAGTCGACGGCCGGTTCTCGAGACAGCGGTCCCGTCGGTGTCGTCGACTGCGTTACGAAACAACGCGGGGTCGGGACCGTCGAGGACGATCCACGAGTGAAGTACGCGTCTTCACCCGTCGATATGACTGGTATCGGAATCAGCCTCTCGGCGTTTCTCGAGGAGTTCTACGAGGGCCGGGGCGTGACCGAGAACCGGGTGCTCCTGCACTCCGTGTCGACGTTGTTGTTGTATTCGAATCTCCAGACCGTGTTTCGATTTTTGCACGTCTTTACGGGGCGTGTCCAGAGTGCCGATGCGACCGGTATCTACGTCATCGACTCGACGGCTCACGACGAGCAGACGATGAATACGCTCAAACAGCTCTTCGACGCTGTCATCGAACTCGAGGACGGAGAAGACGGCACTCCGATCATCACCACGGCTGGCTTTTCGTCCTGA
- a CDS encoding CoA-binding protein, giving the protein MPLDTPAELKNVLDAETIAVVGCSSTPGKAAHDVPKYLLEQGYDVIPVNPFADEIFGRSVPDTLADVDDEIDVVCIFRPSEEVGEIVDAALEREDVDVVWTQQGIHDDDAAARVEADGRDVVQDRCMKVEHRRLVA; this is encoded by the coding sequence ATGCCACTCGACACACCGGCGGAACTCAAGAATGTGCTCGACGCCGAGACGATCGCCGTCGTAGGCTGTTCGAGCACTCCCGGAAAAGCAGCCCACGACGTGCCGAAGTACCTGCTCGAGCAGGGGTACGACGTCATCCCGGTCAACCCCTTCGCGGACGAGATTTTCGGTCGGTCGGTTCCCGACACGCTCGCCGATGTCGACGACGAGATCGACGTCGTTTGCATCTTCCGGCCGAGCGAGGAAGTCGGTGAGATCGTCGACGCCGCACTCGAGCGCGAGGACGTCGACGTCGTCTGGACCCAACAGGGGATTCACGACGACGACGCTGCGGCCCGCGTCGAAGCCGATGGTCGAGACGTCGTTCAGGATCGCTGTATGAAAGTCGAACATCGACGACTCGTCGCGTGA
- a CDS encoding uracil-xanthine permease family protein: protein MTDAGDNSVDRDADSGDEREVSDDIEYGIDEKPPVGESTVLGIQHYLTMVGANIAVPLILADVMGMPEELWPQFIGTFFVVSGIATLAQTTFGNRYPIVQGAPFSMLAPAMAIIAVVTAGGVGGGDDWQAALLQLQGAIIVAATVQVAMGYFGLVGKLRNYLSPVVVAPTIALIGLSLFDADQITQTDQSWLLLGLTLGLILLFSQYLELKHKAFRLYPVILGIGIAWITAAGLSVTNVLGSDHPGHVPLGDVTDTTLLLPIHPFQWGMPEFTTAFIIGMFAGVLASIVESIGDYYAVANMTGNGAPSEQRINHGIGMEGLMNIFSGVMGTGGSTSYSENVGAIGLTGVASRYVVQIGAVVMLVFGFVGYFGQLVATIPDPIIGGLFIAMFAQIVAVGIGNLKHVDLESSRNVFIIGFALFIGMAMPAYMGNFETTLAFRDAVGVEAALAGQPGWLETAGEAVVDTVYIIGSTGMAIGGLAALFLDNTIPGSREERGLAAWEQITEDDDEFESFWERWRGSEQDQ, encoded by the coding sequence ATGACTGACGCGGGGGATAATTCGGTGGACAGGGACGCTGATAGCGGAGATGAACGCGAGGTCAGCGACGATATCGAATACGGCATCGACGAGAAACCGCCGGTCGGCGAATCGACGGTGCTCGGCATTCAACACTATCTGACGATGGTGGGGGCGAACATCGCCGTGCCACTGATTCTGGCCGATGTAATGGGAATGCCCGAGGAACTGTGGCCGCAGTTCATCGGGACTTTCTTTGTGGTGTCGGGAATCGCGACGCTGGCGCAGACGACGTTCGGGAATCGGTACCCGATCGTGCAGGGCGCACCGTTCTCGATGCTCGCACCGGCGATGGCGATCATTGCCGTGGTCACCGCTGGTGGGGTCGGCGGCGGAGACGACTGGCAGGCCGCATTACTGCAGCTACAGGGTGCGATCATCGTCGCCGCGACCGTGCAGGTCGCGATGGGGTATTTCGGCCTCGTCGGAAAGCTCCGAAACTACCTCTCTCCCGTCGTCGTCGCGCCGACGATTGCCCTGATCGGACTCTCGCTATTCGACGCCGATCAGATCACCCAGACAGACCAGAGTTGGCTGTTGCTCGGGCTGACGCTCGGTCTCATCTTGTTGTTCTCGCAGTATCTCGAGCTCAAACACAAGGCGTTCCGGCTGTACCCGGTTATTCTGGGTATCGGAATCGCGTGGATCACGGCAGCGGGTCTCTCGGTTACGAACGTGCTCGGAAGCGACCATCCAGGCCACGTTCCACTCGGTGATGTGACGGATACGACGTTACTCTTGCCGATCCACCCCTTCCAGTGGGGGATGCCGGAGTTCACGACTGCCTTCATCATCGGGATGTTCGCGGGCGTGCTCGCGTCGATCGTCGAGAGCATCGGCGACTACTACGCCGTCGCGAACATGACCGGAAACGGCGCACCGAGCGAGCAACGGATCAACCACGGTATCGGGATGGAAGGGCTGATGAACATCTTTTCCGGCGTGATGGGAACCGGCGGATCGACCTCCTACTCGGAGAACGTCGGCGCGATCGGCCTGACCGGCGTCGCCTCTCGGTACGTCGTCCAGATCGGTGCCGTCGTCATGCTCGTCTTCGGATTCGTCGGCTACTTCGGCCAACTCGTCGCGACGATTCCCGACCCGATCATCGGCGGCCTCTTCATCGCCATGTTCGCCCAGATCGTCGCCGTCGGAATTGGCAACCTCAAACACGTCGACCTCGAGTCCTCGCGGAACGTCTTCATCATCGGCTTCGCCCTCTTCATCGGGATGGCGATGCCCGCGTACATGGGCAACTTCGAGACCACGCTCGCGTTCCGAGACGCCGTCGGCGTCGAGGCCGCCCTCGCCGGCCAACCGGGCTGGCTCGAGACCGCCGGCGAGGCCGTCGTCGACACGGTGTACATCATCGGCTCGACGGGGATGGCCATCGGGGGACTCGCCGCGCTCTTCCTCGACAACACGATTCCAGGAAGCCGAGAGGAACGCGGACTCGCCGCCTGGGAGCAGATCACCGAAGACGACGACGAGTTCGAGTCGTTCTGGGAGCGCTGGCGCGGCTCCGAGCAAGATCAGTAA
- a CDS encoding alpha/beta fold hydrolase, with protein sequence MPELTLEDGHLWYELQGTGRPLVFIHGGWSNARAWAPQVDRFADEYQVLTLDVRGHGNTGVTDSERYSIELFTDDLERLLADLDLEQPILCGLSLGSMVVQEYLDRHPNDVAAAILGGAVRSMPPLEVPDSTKALFTPTPAIAASVALSGSRATFRSMCGSIRAATGGHWLSVNPEIRRDAIAAVGDIDRDEFRKIFDALYRYDPPDLSVDAPTLVVHGASEAPLVKRQGRQLVRDLPRGERVVLPDSGHLVNQDRPDAFNTTCATFLESAFERRRPVSSE encoded by the coding sequence ATGCCGGAACTCACACTCGAGGACGGCCACCTCTGGTACGAACTGCAGGGAACGGGTCGCCCGCTGGTGTTCATCCACGGCGGCTGGTCGAACGCCCGCGCCTGGGCCCCGCAGGTCGACCGTTTCGCGGACGAGTATCAGGTCCTCACACTCGACGTTCGCGGCCACGGCAATACGGGTGTCACCGACTCGGAGCGCTACTCGATCGAACTCTTTACCGACGACCTCGAGCGACTGCTCGCCGACCTCGATCTCGAGCAGCCGATACTGTGTGGACTCTCGCTCGGATCGATGGTCGTCCAAGAATATCTGGATCGTCACCCGAACGATGTCGCGGCGGCAATACTCGGGGGTGCCGTTCGGTCGATGCCGCCACTCGAGGTGCCCGACTCGACGAAGGCGCTCTTTACACCCACGCCAGCAATCGCGGCGTCGGTCGCCCTGAGCGGCTCCAGGGCGACGTTTCGATCGATGTGTGGTTCGATTCGCGCGGCGACCGGCGGTCACTGGCTTTCCGTCAATCCCGAGATCAGGCGCGATGCGATTGCGGCAGTCGGCGACATCGATCGGGACGAATTTCGGAAAATCTTCGACGCGCTCTATCGCTACGATCCACCCGACCTCTCCGTCGACGCGCCAACGCTCGTCGTCCACGGGGCGAGTGAGGCACCGCTGGTCAAACGACAGGGCCGACAGCTCGTCAGGGATCTTCCCCGTGGCGAGCGAGTCGTGCTTCCCGACTCGGGACATCTCGTCAACCAGGATCGACCAGACGCGTTCAACACGACGTGTGCGACGTTCCTCGAGTCGGCGTTCGAGCGCCGGAGACCGGTCTCGAGCGAGTAA
- a CDS encoding geranylgeranylglycerol-phosphate geranylgeranyltransferase, translated as MTAGETVRGLLELTRPVNVVAASVLTFIGAFVAGSVSEYPFAVAAAVAATGLAVGAGNAINDYFDREIDRINQPERAIPRGAVSPRGALVFSLVLFGAAVALALVLPRLAIAIAAINLAALVAYTEVFKGLPGVGNALVAYLVGSTFLFGAAAVGELGPAVVLFLLAAIATLTREIIKDVEDIEGDREEGLNTLPIAIGERRALLVATGLLLVGVAASPFPYFLGEFGAAYLALVVPAVAIMCYATYESFDDPTAGQEHLKYGTFLAAVAFIVGRGVIVFPV; from the coding sequence GCCAGCGTGTTGACGTTCATTGGGGCGTTCGTCGCCGGCAGCGTTAGCGAGTACCCGTTTGCGGTGGCCGCTGCGGTGGCGGCAACTGGGCTGGCTGTCGGTGCGGGCAACGCGATCAACGACTACTTCGACCGAGAGATCGATCGAATCAATCAGCCCGAACGAGCGATTCCCCGCGGTGCGGTGTCGCCACGCGGTGCGCTCGTATTCAGTCTCGTGCTCTTCGGGGCTGCGGTCGCGCTCGCGCTCGTGCTTCCACGGCTGGCGATTGCGATTGCGGCGATCAACCTCGCCGCGCTGGTCGCGTACACGGAGGTGTTCAAGGGTCTCCCCGGAGTCGGGAACGCGTTGGTCGCCTATCTCGTCGGGAGCACGTTCCTCTTCGGGGCAGCAGCGGTCGGCGAGTTAGGGCCAGCCGTGGTCCTCTTTTTGCTCGCAGCGATTGCCACGCTGACTCGAGAGATCATCAAGGACGTCGAGGATATCGAGGGTGATCGAGAGGAGGGACTGAACACGCTTCCGATCGCTATCGGTGAGCGACGGGCGCTGCTGGTCGCGACGGGATTGTTGCTCGTGGGCGTCGCTGCGAGTCCGTTCCCCTATTTCCTCGGCGAATTCGGCGCTGCGTATCTGGCGCTCGTCGTTCCGGCCGTCGCGATTATGTGCTACGCGACCTACGAGAGTTTCGACGATCCAACGGCTGGACAAGAGCACCTCAAGTACGGAACGTTTCTCGCTGCTGTCGCATTTATCGTTGGCCGAGGCGTGATCGTTTTCCCGGTGTAA